CAGCCAGAATAAGTTTGCAAAAATTACAAATAATAAACTATTTTTAAATTTATGACTCAAATAACTTATCTTATATTTAAAGGATGTTTTTTTGTGGTTAGTGAATGTGTGAGACTGAGTTTCATTATGAGAATGACAATGATGCTCTTTATCTTCTTCCATCAGTACCTACCTTTACGCCTCAGTTCCAAAATCTTGTGTTAAAACAAATGTGATGTCACTATATAAAGTTTATAATTTTTAATTAAATAATGATGTAACCATACAATAATGCAGATTTATTAACTGGTTCTACTTCTCAAGAGTCCTTTATATTCAGGTTTTACTATGGGACTGAAGCACCTTGAACTGAAAACCAGATAACGAAAATATTCAATGGGAGGTCTTCCTTCCAGTCTTAGCTGTTAGGTATAGAAAATTAGAGGGTAACAGCTCGCTTAAAGCCCTAATCAAAACTTTTTTATATTTTAGCGTATTGTTATTACAGTAGTATATTATCATAGTAGTGATATAACATTACTTCAATGAGTTTACAATACAGCCTGACAGACACTTAAATACTTGGAAGGTATTCTTATGTTGTTGAGCACCATCACGTCTAGCATTATTTCTTCAAGCGCTATTTCATCGAGTGCAATTTCAATGCTTACGACCCCTGGACTTCCTCAGTATGGGGCTACAGTGACTATCGGGCTTATAGTTCTCCTTTCTCTAAAAGAAGTGTTATCTGCTTCTGAAAAATGGAATAAATATCTCAATAATTCTTTTAATCTGGCAATTGTTCCTTTGCTTTTCAGTTTTGTAGCAATTGTATTTTTCAAAGTTTTACAGATCATCTGATCATCTCAAAGGTCATCTGATCGTCTCATAGGTATTTGACTGTTTCACAGGTCAGGTGATTCATAGCTTCTCTAGCTAGAATTCTCTTTTTTATTATGCTTTTTCATACTTTTCATATGTTTTTATATACTTTTTATGCTTTTTATGAGAATAAATATTGAGACACGGCTGCTAATACATGGATCAGAATAAAAAAATTGTAATTAGCATAATAAGAGAATTTTAAGCTTAACTGGCTCCTTAAAATGATTTAAAGGGGCTGTCAGAACGGTGTCCAGCTGCTTAGATAGTGAGGCAGGATTCCGAAAAGAAAAACATTAATGAAACCGTGCATTAGAACAATAAACGGCAGACTTCTTGTTTTGTAAAAGGCAATACCCATTAACAATCCTACAAACCCGGTATAAAGGATTTCATGGAAGGTGCCATATCCAGAGTGCATGAGCCCGAACAGGATACTTGTAATTAACAGAGCTTCTTTCACACTCAAAGCCTGCTCTAGTCTGGTCTGGAGAATTGACCTGAAAATAAGCTCCTCAACTAAACCCACAAAGAAGACCATTATAATAGTTAACTTAAGGAGACTTTCAAAGGAAAGATCAGGGATCAGGTATCCTGTTCGAATGGTCAGATATTCTCCAAGCCCGAGCAAAAAACTCAAGGGCAGTGAGAGAGCAACATAACTCAGGAAATTTTTTGTGGTAATTCCGATCTCTTCTAAAGAATCTTTCTGATGCATTACTATGACAGCTAGTGGAATTGCCAGAGGGCTATAAATAAAAACAAAAGCGTAAAGGGTAGTTTCAAAGAACACAGGCATTGAAAGGTTTATTAGCCTCAGCACAGGGAGAAGCATCAGAGCCTGGTAAATTCTAAGTATTTTAAGATCTTTTATGAGCATGTTGGAAAGAGAAAGCCCAATTAAGATTCCGATATGTATC
This region of Methanosarcina flavescens genomic DNA includes:
- a CDS encoding CPBP family intramembrane glutamic endopeptidase; this encodes MSPVISALILTLVLLAIFPGTASAGNFELPSSALTGPVSDGISTEILQDETDYGFTLLPYENPSLFQKIGWYVDIIYMFGGICTGILILLTHRHITALEQKLAEFPNKKFELTRFDEISQEIFKTERLRLFTLAPVLFIALAELLIFSGRMGLAVWIHIGILIGLSLSNMLIKDLKILRIYQALMLLPVLRLINLSMPVFFETTLYAFVFIYSPLAIPLAVIVMHQKDSLEEIGITTKNFLSYVALSLPLSFLLGLGEYLTIRTGYLIPDLSFESLLKLTIIMVFFVGLVEELIFRSILQTRLEQALSVKEALLITSILFGLMHSGYGTFHEILYTGFVGLLMGIAFYKTRSLPFIVLMHGFINVFLFGILPHYLSSWTPF